The following proteins come from a genomic window of Citrobacter europaeus:
- a CDS encoding relaxase/mobilization nuclease domain-containing protein — translation MKGMRKIKRGKSFAGVVQYALKPGAHHKSDPVVIGGNMLGDSALELIAEFDSSKQLRPDVQKAVWHNSLRLPDGESLSNDQWVNIADGYMKMMGFSDTHLRCYVLHDDEGQHIHIIASRIDMAGGKLYLGRNENLISTRIISELEITHNLTVTKKAPPIAPKQPKRKRISRNEQMLSARTGVTSPKEALQQILDKSLSDKPDLLTFTKRLEEAEVGWTANVASTGKMNGFSFSYRDIAFKASQLGKGYSWANLQKQLNYNPDHLEALRTGIQTKEALPAHIPMSVLVPVPVPAPAPAPAPAPAPAPAPAPAPAPAPAPAPAPAPAPAPAPAKDVATTDIPRESISEKIAELELRLREDRRREIVEKILQKNAVQQQKHLRLIGWLPFLRRLAELLRSYGKSILHKTHTHFSKIHVIQPLNKARKIRL, via the coding sequence GTGAAGGGTATGCGGAAGATCAAGAGGGGTAAAAGCTTCGCAGGTGTTGTTCAATATGCATTGAAGCCGGGAGCACATCATAAAAGCGATCCAGTCGTAATCGGGGGCAATATGCTTGGAGATTCAGCCCTTGAACTGATTGCTGAATTTGATAGCAGCAAACAACTTCGCCCTGATGTTCAGAAGGCCGTTTGGCACAACTCGCTTCGCTTACCTGATGGTGAATCACTATCGAATGACCAATGGGTAAACATAGCTGACGGATACATGAAGATGATGGGATTCAGTGATACCCATCTCCGTTGCTATGTCTTACATGACGACGAAGGCCAGCATATACATATCATCGCAAGCAGAATCGATATGGCCGGTGGGAAGCTCTACCTTGGCAGGAATGAGAACCTTATAAGTACCCGTATAATCAGTGAGCTTGAAATCACTCATAATCTAACAGTGACCAAGAAAGCACCTCCCATTGCACCAAAGCAACCGAAGCGGAAAAGAATCTCTCGTAACGAACAAATGCTATCGGCCCGGACTGGTGTTACCTCCCCTAAGGAAGCTCTCCAACAGATACTTGATAAAAGTTTATCTGATAAGCCGGACCTTCTAACTTTCACAAAACGACTGGAAGAAGCAGAAGTCGGCTGGACGGCGAATGTCGCTTCAACCGGGAAAATGAACGGCTTCTCGTTCTCCTACCGCGATATTGCTTTCAAGGCTTCACAGTTAGGCAAGGGTTATTCTTGGGCAAATCTTCAAAAGCAACTTAACTACAACCCTGACCATTTAGAAGCTCTTCGAACGGGCATACAGACCAAGGAAGCTCTACCTGCTCATATACCAATGTCTGTCCTTGTCCCTGTTCCTGTTCCTGCTCCTGCTCCTGCTCCTGCTCCTGCTCCTGCTCCTGCTCCTGCTCCTGCTCCTGCTCCTGCTCCTGCTCCTGCTCCTGCTCCTGCTCCTGCTCCTGCTCCTGCTCCTGCTCCTGCAAAAGATGTTGCAACAACGGATATTCCAAGGGAAAGCATAAGTGAAAAAATTGCTGAACTCGAACTGCGACTCAGAGAAGACAGAAGAAGAGAAATAGTAGAAAAGATTCTTCAAAAAAACGCAGTACAACAGCAAAAGCATCTCAGACTTATCGGCTGGCTTCCATTTCTTAGAAGGCTTGCAGAGCTTCTCAGAAGCTATGGGAAGTCCATTCTTCACAAAACCCACACACACTTCTCAAAAATTCATGTAATCCAACCTTTAAACAAGGCGAGAAAAATTCGTTTATAG
- a CDS encoding cell wall-binding protein, which yields MKTYSILAVLLSTFLLTACNSEPSEKDIYNAFKSVVDRSNASMKALNSSIPEKDLLRIDYVKKVNCTEEANNVYNCIVDASISNMKQTKPVKLMKADGVWKEVQ from the coding sequence ATGAAAACATACTCAATTCTCGCAGTTCTCCTTTCTACTTTTCTATTAACAGCCTGTAATTCCGAACCTTCTGAAAAAGACATATACAATGCTTTCAAAAGTGTTGTAGATAGATCAAATGCAAGTATGAAAGCTCTGAACTCAAGTATTCCCGAAAAAGATCTTTTAAGAATCGATTATGTGAAGAAAGTAAATTGCACAGAAGAAGCAAACAATGTTTATAACTGCATTGTTGATGCATCCATCAGCAATATGAAACAGACAAAGCCTGTTAAGCTTATGAAAGCTGATGGTGTCTGGAAAGAAGTTCAGTAG
- a CDS encoding DNA-binding protein, giving the protein MSNIILFKSKKQITAENNYNEFINFCRYQLSGLTQNQDWEQYVWKGYVTFRKIGVGHKAFNSKDAMHEDFLDFAKAYIRYQHSLKPSKNYGATMMALRCLEQALLQVLNSGLIYNVTAVVFDEAMQIGSKYFEGNVLAQCGIQLEKISKFLCEHNLVKSGYISWKNHVKKKVKNNYLPEIEDYHRNDKLPDETALLAIADIFSKNDELLSPRDKFTSAVFALLLCCPSRISEILALPADCEITQKDEKGIERYGLRFYSVKGYGPNIKWIPQVMIPVAKKAIRRLLSLSQNARAFAQWCEKYPDKFYQHELCPKVDEKSKLTVIQVCHALGYPLHDHKSCVLKIKKTSLDGGKSFLNPNDYNYSLSELWVMIISGFSKDYPWYDEEKSIRFSNALCLLNPRQFTSSQMIDIYSFHKPTKGFFFNDIQNKKRHEHGFKNIFARHGYYDIEGQPLLIRSHQPRHLLNTIAHYGEMSELDIAKWSGRVNVNQNRVYNHVSEEDMLDKIKTIKLSMKNYCQRKSIPTNELTVDFDNLNQGAIHLTEFGYCVHNYLVRPCTKINEFIEYNNETLEMKSIDRIRLESIREKVTKLKSITQTAYENGDYGADKWLQHHEKNLERINKLLNN; this is encoded by the coding sequence ATGAGTAATATTATTTTATTTAAATCTAAAAAACAAATTACAGCAGAAAACAATTATAATGAGTTCATAAATTTTTGCCGCTATCAACTTTCAGGGCTCACCCAAAATCAGGATTGGGAACAATATGTCTGGAAAGGGTATGTAACCTTTAGAAAGATAGGGGTTGGACATAAAGCATTTAACTCCAAAGATGCAATGCATGAAGATTTTCTCGATTTTGCAAAAGCATATATCAGATATCAACACTCATTGAAACCCTCGAAAAATTATGGGGCTACAATGATGGCTTTGAGATGTCTCGAACAGGCTCTTTTGCAAGTTCTGAACAGTGGTCTCATTTATAATGTTACAGCCGTTGTTTTTGATGAGGCAATGCAAATCGGAAGTAAATATTTTGAAGGTAATGTTCTCGCACAATGTGGGATACAGCTTGAAAAAATATCAAAATTTCTATGTGAACATAACCTTGTGAAATCAGGATACATATCCTGGAAAAACCATGTGAAGAAGAAGGTCAAAAACAACTATCTTCCTGAGATTGAGGACTATCACAGAAACGATAAGTTACCAGATGAAACGGCATTACTTGCTATTGCTGATATTTTTTCTAAAAATGATGAGCTACTGAGTCCAAGGGATAAATTCACCAGTGCAGTATTTGCACTTCTGCTTTGTTGTCCGAGCCGAATTTCTGAGATTTTAGCCTTACCTGCTGATTGTGAGATTACACAAAAAGATGAGAAGGGTATCGAAAGATATGGTCTGAGATTCTATTCGGTTAAGGGGTATGGCCCTAATATCAAGTGGATTCCACAGGTTATGATACCAGTTGCGAAAAAAGCGATTAGAAGATTGCTTTCCTTATCACAAAATGCAAGGGCGTTTGCTCAATGGTGCGAAAAATATCCTGATAAATTTTACCAACATGAACTTTGTCCAAAAGTTGATGAAAAATCAAAGTTGACAGTTATACAGGTTTGTCATGCACTTGGCTACCCTTTACATGATCACAAATCTTGCGTTCTAAAAATTAAAAAGACAAGTTTGGATGGTGGGAAAAGTTTCTTAAACCCCAATGATTATAACTATTCATTGAGTGAGTTATGGGTAATGATTATCTCTGGTTTCAGTAAAGACTATCCTTGGTATGATGAAGAAAAATCCATAAGATTTAGCAATGCATTATGTTTATTAAATCCTCGCCAATTTACTTCATCCCAAATGATTGATATATACTCATTTCATAAGCCAACTAAAGGATTCTTTTTTAATGATATACAAAATAAAAAACGTCATGAGCATGGATTTAAAAATATTTTCGCCCGACACGGGTATTATGATATTGAAGGTCAACCACTACTTATTCGCTCACACCAACCAAGACATCTTTTAAACACAATAGCCCATTATGGTGAAATGTCTGAACTGGATATAGCTAAATGGTCTGGTCGTGTCAATGTGAATCAGAATAGAGTTTATAATCATGTGTCAGAAGAAGATATGTTAGATAAAATCAAAACTATTAAATTGAGCATGAAAAATTATTGTCAAAGGAAGTCCATACCCACAAATGAATTGACAGTTGATTTTGATAACCTGAATCAAGGAGCAATTCACTTAACAGAATTTGGCTACTGTGTGCATAACTATTTAGTTCGTCCTTGTACTAAAATCAATGAATTTATAGAATATAATAATGAAACCCTGGAAATGAAATCAATAGATAGAATTAGACTTGAATCTATCCGAGAAAAAGTAACAAAACTGAAGAGTATAACGCAGACCGCTTATGAAAATGGTGATTATGGTGCAGACAAATGGCTGCAACACCATGAAAAAAACCTGGAAAGAATTAATAAGCTTTTGAATAATTAA
- a CDS encoding site-specific integrase, protein MNNLIKQNSDKMSIHEQKIVTLIESHGINIRDLICVMNKSLVCGFVNTLQYYFCSKSHLHVKTIVKNMKDFINNVSPNYIDDKVLIEYQNKQLSKAPASFRVLRPFFTKWFESGYPGIDESAVEIAKHFDLRIKKSGQPILQDDPTVGPLTKEEHTSLIKAMSHAYSIGELLLSDYAISLLISLTGRRPQQLVMLKYKDLLQKNLDNGKVEYLISVPRVKQRGKQLQYRELPIISEVASIVQLQANHSVRLVEQTLGKTLDDHAKSKVPVFLNEKKLLDLAIIDFNFLEASKIYAKPTIANRALKNIVNTGKLISNRTGSPLNATPRRLRYTIATMLAKDGHNANTIAELLDHSSTSSTGVYIKNLAESVERIDSAVSEQLSFVAEVFMNGIKSKEMMNFKFCSSRKCQSQNLNVNFPCEECAFFMPVDIDEVNPR, encoded by the coding sequence ATGAATAATTTAATTAAACAAAACTCTGATAAAATGTCAATTCATGAACAAAAAATCGTCACTTTGATTGAGAGCCATGGAATCAATATTAGAGACTTGATATGTGTTATGAACAAAAGTTTGGTTTGTGGATTTGTGAATACATTACAGTATTATTTTTGTAGTAAAAGCCATTTGCATGTAAAAACAATAGTTAAAAATATGAAGGATTTTATTAACAATGTTTCTCCTAATTACATTGATGATAAGGTTCTAATTGAATATCAAAATAAGCAATTATCAAAAGCCCCAGCATCATTTCGTGTTTTACGACCATTTTTTACTAAATGGTTTGAATCAGGATACCCTGGAATAGATGAAAGTGCTGTTGAAATAGCAAAGCATTTTGACCTAAGAATAAAAAAATCTGGTCAACCTATATTACAAGATGATCCAACTGTGGGGCCACTGACTAAAGAGGAACACACTTCCTTGATCAAGGCTATGAGTCACGCATATAGCATAGGTGAACTGTTATTGTCAGATTATGCGATATCGCTATTAATAAGTCTTACCGGTAGAAGACCTCAGCAGTTAGTTATGTTGAAATATAAAGACCTTCTTCAAAAGAACTTAGATAATGGTAAAGTAGAATATTTAATTTCAGTACCACGAGTTAAACAAAGGGGTAAACAACTACAATATCGAGAACTGCCAATAATCTCAGAGGTTGCATCAATTGTTCAACTTCAAGCTAATCATTCCGTGAGGCTTGTTGAGCAAACCCTTGGCAAAACCCTTGATGATCATGCCAAAAGCAAGGTTCCAGTTTTCTTGAACGAGAAAAAACTTCTTGATTTAGCCATAATAGATTTTAACTTCCTGGAGGCTAGTAAAATATACGCAAAACCAACAATTGCTAATAGAGCTTTGAAGAATATTGTTAATACTGGGAAGTTAATTTCAAACCGTACAGGATCTCCACTCAATGCTACTCCTCGCAGGCTTCGTTATACAATAGCAACTATGCTGGCTAAGGATGGTCATAATGCCAATACTATAGCTGAATTGTTGGATCATTCTTCTACTTCAAGTACGGGGGTTTATATTAAAAATCTTGCTGAGAGTGTTGAAAGGATTGATTCCGCTGTTTCAGAACAATTATCATTTGTCGCTGAAGTTTTTATGAATGGAATAAAGTCAAAAGAGATGATGAATTTCAAGTTTTGCTCTTCGAGAAAATGCCAAAGTCAGAATTTAAATGTAAATTTTCCTTGTGAAGAATGTGCTTTCTTTATGCCAGTTGATATTGACGAGGTAAATCCCCGATGA
- a CDS encoding tyrosine-type recombinase/integrase, whose protein sequence is MSSICVDSFMLENGERYCHVVNKKTGEPLYYPNLYITTQVRNRSESISTMKVIAGSISLLYRFFMRKEINIDERIQKRIFLAPHEIDDLIEFTSFNFKNGVDNDFCFSNVKKTTKYFRITTIANYLEWLCNILLSHTGQKDTIKKILVFINNIKRKKPKNNDKYVMDIEKSLDKAQLDSLFGILSPGSNLNPFTETVQKRNNLIFLLLHCFGMRAGELLNLRIGDIDFAESTIAIRRRANDKKDPRVYQPLVKTCERKLIADANLIYEISDYILNDRRKVKNANKHDFLFITYKEGKTQGQPLSFSSYHKIVSVVRQSSSLLSGLTGHKLRHTWNYEFSKTIDKAKDISDEKEQQIRSYLMGWLPGSDTSIIYNRRHIFELSKKTALEQQEQLFKGGFDE, encoded by the coding sequence ATGAGCAGTATTTGTGTAGATTCGTTTATGTTGGAAAATGGTGAGAGGTATTGTCATGTCGTAAATAAAAAAACTGGTGAGCCATTGTATTATCCAAATTTGTATATAACAACACAAGTCAGAAATCGGTCAGAGTCTATATCGACAATGAAAGTTATTGCCGGTAGCATTTCATTGTTATATCGATTCTTTATGAGGAAAGAGATCAATATTGATGAAAGAATTCAGAAAAGGATATTTCTGGCTCCTCATGAAATTGATGATTTGATTGAGTTTACTTCATTCAATTTTAAAAATGGCGTAGATAATGATTTTTGCTTTTCAAATGTCAAAAAAACAACTAAGTATTTTCGGATTACAACAATAGCTAACTATCTGGAATGGCTATGTAATATACTTCTTTCTCATACAGGTCAGAAAGATACAATAAAAAAGATACTTGTTTTCATTAACAACATAAAAAGAAAGAAACCAAAAAACAATGATAAATATGTTATGGATATCGAAAAGAGCTTAGACAAAGCTCAACTGGATTCTTTGTTTGGCATTCTTTCTCCAGGAAGTAACTTGAATCCGTTTACGGAAACAGTACAAAAAAGAAATAACTTAATATTCCTGTTATTACATTGCTTTGGCATGAGAGCCGGTGAACTTTTGAATCTGCGAATTGGTGACATAGATTTTGCAGAATCAACAATAGCAATAAGGAGGAGAGCAAATGATAAAAAAGATCCACGAGTTTATCAGCCATTAGTGAAAACTTGTGAGAGGAAATTAATTGCTGATGCGAACCTTATATATGAAATTTCAGATTATATCTTGAATGATCGTAGGAAAGTTAAAAATGCTAATAAGCATGACTTTCTGTTTATTACCTATAAGGAAGGGAAGACTCAAGGGCAACCGCTGTCATTTTCTTCATACCATAAGATAGTGAGTGTTGTTCGTCAATCATCCTCGCTTCTAAGTGGATTAACAGGCCATAAATTACGACACACATGGAATTATGAGTTCTCGAAAACAATAGATAAGGCTAAGGACATATCCGACGAAAAAGAGCAACAAATCCGTTCTTATCTAATGGGATGGCTACCAGGTTCAGACACTTCAATAATCTATAATCGCAGGCATATTTTCGAGCTATCGAAAAAAACTGCACTTGAGCAGCAAGAGCAACTATTCAAAGGGGGATTTGATGAATAA
- a CDS encoding AlpA family transcriptional regulator translates to MKNQATRLIRLPEVLERTGYGKAWIYRLINDGKFPAPVKIGSRAVAFVESEIDTWIQSVIETSRNNVA, encoded by the coding sequence ATGAAAAATCAAGCAACCCGCCTAATACGATTACCAGAAGTTCTCGAACGAACTGGCTACGGAAAAGCCTGGATATATCGTCTGATCAACGATGGTAAGTTTCCTGCTCCTGTCAAAATTGGAAGTCGTGCAGTAGCTTTCGTTGAAAGTGAGATTGATACCTGGATTCAGTCTGTTATCGAAACAAGTCGAAATAATGTTGCTTAA
- a CDS encoding DUF6387 family protein → MNNWSPEHTKDIKSWFKIDTYRKFEDLSLLQFYHEIWARNLFFKEYREEFESRTLMGYFSKIFSGNPFLIEEGQLGYMTPANKLFQPPHFFLTTLDRLAETSIIAMQRGGFVWDGDDNYSINRDLREESLSDIMPDQFSRTVMFEIDLASGTDEEIAESLKAALPQWRKIKGIEPDPLESVRFGYGTIKKLISYRVIPMLDILVWAAVKKIRVSDDRLSRLLYTDDDEESEMRQSSQIKDTDRPLALKSCTTDFIRQFNYFMNKNSHLKQMKVSDVMKLSD, encoded by the coding sequence TTGAACAACTGGTCACCAGAGCACACAAAAGACATCAAGAGTTGGTTTAAGATTGATACATATCGCAAATTTGAAGACCTCTCATTGCTCCAGTTTTACCATGAGATATGGGCTCGTAACTTGTTCTTTAAGGAGTATCGGGAAGAGTTTGAGAGCAGAACTCTTATGGGTTACTTTTCAAAAATTTTCAGTGGCAATCCTTTTTTAATTGAAGAAGGGCAACTGGGATACATGACTCCTGCCAACAAACTTTTTCAGCCTCCCCATTTTTTTCTTACAACTCTTGATCGCCTTGCTGAAACGAGCATCATTGCTATGCAACGCGGAGGTTTTGTTTGGGATGGTGATGACAATTATTCAATAAACAGAGATCTTCGGGAAGAATCACTTTCAGATATTATGCCAGATCAGTTTTCACGAACAGTCATGTTCGAGATTGATTTGGCAAGTGGCACAGACGAAGAGATTGCAGAGTCGCTTAAAGCTGCATTACCGCAGTGGCGTAAAATCAAAGGTATCGAACCAGATCCTTTAGAATCAGTTCGCTTTGGGTATGGAACTATCAAGAAACTCATCAGTTATCGTGTGATACCTATGCTGGATATCCTGGTGTGGGCAGCCGTTAAAAAAATCCGTGTCTCTGACGACAGGTTATCCAGACTGCTATATACAGACGATGACGAAGAAAGCGAAATGAGGCAGTCTAGCCAAATCAAAGATACCGACAGGCCTTTGGCTCTTAAATCCTGCACAACTGACTTTATCCGACAATTCAATTACTTCATGAACAAAAATAGCCATTTGAAGCAAATGAAAGTCTCTGATGTAATGAAACTATCGGATTAG
- a CDS encoding tyrosine-type recombinase/integrase — translation MARTTRPLTNTEVLRAKALEKDLTLHDGDGLFLIVKTSGKKLWRFRYQRPATKQRTMMGLGSFPALSLADARGLRADYLSLLANGVDPQVQAEVVEEQQQIALDSIFSTVAANWFQLKSKSVTPDYAKDIWRSLEKDVFPAIGEIPVQQIKARTLVEAIEPIKARGALETVRRLVQRINEIMIYAVNTGLIDANPASGVGMAFEKPKKQNMPTLRPEELPKLMRSLVMSNLSVATRCLIEWQLLTLVRPSEASGAQWAEIDLDAKLWTIPAERMKAKREHIVPLSPQALEILDVMKPISAHREHVFPSRNDPKQPMNSQTANAALKRIGYGGKLVAHGLRAIASTALNEHGFNSDVIESALAHSDKNEVRRAYNRAIYIEKRIELMNWWGLQIKMAVN, via the coding sequence ATGGCACGGACAACGCGCCCCCTGACCAACACCGAAGTTCTGCGCGCTAAAGCTTTAGAGAAGGATCTAACTCTACATGATGGTGATGGGCTTTTCCTGATAGTGAAAACCAGCGGGAAAAAGCTCTGGCGTTTCCGTTATCAACGTCCGGCAACAAAGCAACGAACAATGATGGGACTCGGCTCCTTCCCCGCCCTTTCGCTTGCTGATGCCCGAGGGTTAAGAGCGGATTATCTTTCCTTATTAGCTAATGGCGTCGACCCCCAAGTTCAGGCCGAAGTTGTTGAAGAACAGCAACAGATAGCCCTAGACAGTATTTTTTCGACTGTTGCGGCAAACTGGTTCCAGCTCAAAAGCAAAAGCGTTACCCCTGATTACGCAAAAGACATTTGGCGCTCACTGGAGAAAGATGTATTCCCTGCCATCGGTGAGATCCCCGTTCAGCAAATCAAAGCCCGTACATTGGTTGAAGCGATTGAGCCAATCAAAGCTCGTGGGGCGCTTGAGACTGTACGTCGACTGGTGCAGCGCATTAACGAGATAATGATTTATGCCGTAAACACTGGTCTGATTGATGCCAATCCAGCATCAGGTGTTGGGATGGCCTTTGAGAAGCCCAAAAAACAAAACATGCCGACGCTGCGGCCAGAGGAATTGCCAAAGCTAATGCGTTCTCTAGTCATGTCAAATCTGTCTGTTGCGACTCGCTGTCTTATTGAGTGGCAGCTCTTGACCCTTGTGCGCCCTTCTGAGGCTTCCGGTGCTCAGTGGGCAGAGATCGATCTCGATGCGAAGCTCTGGACTATTCCAGCCGAACGGATGAAAGCTAAGCGGGAACACATCGTTCCTTTATCACCACAGGCATTAGAGATTCTGGATGTGATGAAGCCCATCAGCGCTCATAGGGAACATGTTTTCCCGAGTAGGAATGATCCAAAACAACCCATGAACAGCCAAACTGCTAATGCTGCTTTAAAACGTATTGGTTATGGTGGGAAATTAGTTGCTCATGGATTACGGGCAATCGCAAGTACAGCGTTGAATGAACATGGATTTAATTCCGATGTAATTGAATCTGCACTTGCACATAGCGACAAAAATGAGGTCAGGAGAGCTTATAATAGAGCTATTTATATTGAAAAAAGAATAGAGCTAATGAATTGGTGGGGATTACAGATTAAAATGGCGGTTAATTAA
- a CDS encoding HAD family hydrolase, whose protein sequence is MKKLLITDLDNTLYDWVSFYAQSFTSLLNELSIILGVDKEILIKEFKQVHKFHGNSEYPFGALELPSVISKFKSNDKVFLSKKVDSAFHAFNSTRNKTLTCYSNVLSTLQEISSSGIVIVGHTEAPVRNALFRLEKLGLLKYFKHLYTPHDRYHDDLNDKTKQWLSSYGDFLILLNEKQKKPNPELLIDICSSEGVEKEDAVYIGDSIVKDIAMANLAGIDSVWAEYGKQHSQKYWDVLVSITHWTEEDVARETRLKVELGKQKPTYTISSFDELKDILF, encoded by the coding sequence ATGAAAAAATTACTGATTACAGATTTAGACAATACTTTGTATGATTGGGTTTCATTTTACGCTCAATCATTTACTAGTTTGCTAAATGAATTGTCAATAATACTTGGTGTTGACAAGGAAATATTAATTAAGGAGTTTAAACAGGTTCATAAATTTCATGGGAATTCGGAATACCCCTTTGGTGCGCTAGAGTTACCATCAGTTATTAGTAAGTTCAAATCAAATGATAAGGTTTTTTTAAGTAAGAAGGTTGATAGCGCCTTTCATGCATTCAATTCTACAAGAAATAAAACATTAACTTGTTATTCGAATGTATTGAGTACATTGCAAGAAATTTCTTCCTCAGGTATTGTTATCGTTGGGCATACAGAGGCGCCAGTAAGAAATGCATTATTTCGATTGGAGAAATTAGGTCTCCTAAAGTATTTCAAACACTTATATACCCCTCATGATAGATATCATGATGATTTAAATGATAAAACAAAGCAGTGGTTGTCTTCGTATGGTGATTTTCTTATTCTTTTAAATGAGAAGCAAAAGAAACCTAATCCTGAGTTATTGATTGATATTTGCTCAAGTGAGGGGGTGGAAAAAGAAGATGCAGTTTATATAGGCGACTCGATTGTAAAAGATATTGCAATGGCGAATCTTGCTGGAATCGACTCCGTATGGGCTGAATACGGAAAACAACATTCTCAAAAGTATTGGGATGTCTTAGTTTCTATAACTCATTGGACTGAGGAAGATGTTGCTAGAGAAACTCGTTTGAAAGTAGAGTTAGGAAAACAAAAGCCAACTTATACAATATCCAGTTTTGATGAGTTGAAAGATATTTTATTCTGA